The Candidatus Dependentiae bacterium genome includes a window with the following:
- a CDS encoding TraR/DksA C4-type zinc finger protein produces the protein MAEAKKGTIGAKSLESIKKGLLERKKELEEQLSDLYQVKSGFEVQDIGDQAQSISLETLKISLQDNEINEYNMIMQALRMIDEGTYGICIECGQPIAEKRLKSYPNASRCIICQEVLEDRKPE, from the coding sequence GTGGCTGAAGCAAAAAAAGGGACGATAGGTGCAAAAAGCTTGGAATCAATAAAAAAGGGGTTGCTTGAGCGAAAAAAAGAGCTAGAGGAACAACTTTCCGATCTTTATCAAGTAAAGAGTGGTTTTGAGGTTCAAGATATTGGCGATCAAGCACAATCTATATCACTTGAAACGCTAAAAATCTCTTTGCAGGATAATGAAATTAATGAATATAACATGATCATGCAGGCGCTGCGTATGATCGATGAGGGAACCTACGGCATTTGCATAGAGTGCGGCCAACCAATTGCCGAAAAGCGATTGAAATCGTATCCAAATGCGAGCCGATGCATTATTTGCCAAGAGGTGCTTGAAGACCGCAAGCCTGAATAG
- the glmS gene encoding glutamine--fructose-6-phosphate transaminase (isomerizing): protein MCGVVGYVGTKLSRSFVMKGLSRLEYRGYDSAGFACLDSVSNRLMCVKAKGQLVNLTNALEESPVDGHIGIGHTRWSTHGVVSHVNAHPHVDCTETISVVHNGIIENHTQLRVQLESEGHCFRSQTDTEVVAHLFEQITKNSSLPESIAAIARQLEGAFAFSCIGEPFSDAVIAVRKGSPLCIGMGSQEMFVASDVLAFAGMTDEVVYLPDETFAIVRQSGVELYDFNGNKRELKSERVQVSWSDDGKNGYEHFMLKEIFEQKNGIHATLSYLKSIHDTVWQQMGMAADDVKKLGAISLIGAGTSWHAARIGQFFIEEICKMPARVVLASEFRYMPFFKEERNFYLAISQSGETADTLECLRLVERTGAHTVVLTNVPSSSMVRESNGFLLTKAGQEISVASTKAFSTQLAALFWLANRIALEKGMITVDQMERACDHLLMSAEILENCIEKYRKSIVDQLAPYYAQFKKWIFLGRHISYPFALEASLKLKEISYAFAQCYPAGELKHGPIALVSDDTPIIIFSTLDPLIYQKLISNAQEVKARQGHLLIFAFEGQTELLKLADNAFIIPHVDPLLGPLAMTGLMQFFVYQIANVLGCPIDKPRNLAKSVTVE, encoded by the coding sequence ATGTGCGGTGTTGTCGGGTATGTCGGCACTAAGCTGAGTCGTTCCTTCGTCATGAAGGGATTAAGTAGGCTTGAGTACCGTGGTTACGATTCGGCAGGTTTTGCTTGCCTTGATTCAGTCTCAAATCGATTGATGTGCGTTAAGGCAAAGGGGCAGTTGGTTAATTTAACCAATGCGCTCGAAGAATCGCCGGTTGATGGTCATATTGGTATTGGGCACACTCGGTGGTCCACCCACGGCGTTGTCTCCCATGTAAACGCCCATCCTCATGTCGATTGTACCGAGACGATTTCGGTAGTCCATAATGGCATTATCGAAAATCACACACAACTCCGAGTACAGCTTGAAAGTGAAGGGCATTGCTTCAGATCTCAAACAGATACAGAAGTGGTCGCCCATCTTTTTGAGCAAATTACGAAAAACTCCTCTTTACCAGAATCTATTGCAGCAATTGCGCGGCAATTAGAGGGCGCATTTGCCTTTAGTTGCATAGGTGAGCCGTTTTCTGATGCGGTTATTGCGGTTCGAAAAGGATCGCCACTGTGCATCGGAATGGGCTCGCAAGAAATGTTTGTAGCTTCAGATGTGCTTGCATTTGCAGGTATGACCGATGAAGTCGTCTATTTGCCAGATGAAACGTTTGCAATAGTGCGCCAATCTGGCGTTGAGCTCTACGACTTTAACGGAAATAAGCGTGAGCTTAAATCTGAGCGTGTACAAGTTTCATGGTCTGACGACGGTAAAAATGGTTATGAACATTTTATGCTTAAAGAGATTTTTGAGCAAAAAAATGGCATTCATGCGACTCTTTCGTATCTAAAATCTATTCACGACACCGTTTGGCAGCAAATGGGAATGGCCGCTGATGATGTGAAAAAATTAGGCGCGATTTCTCTTATTGGCGCTGGAACTTCCTGGCATGCAGCCCGCATTGGGCAATTTTTCATTGAAGAGATTTGCAAAATGCCAGCGCGCGTCGTACTTGCTTCAGAATTCCGCTATATGCCATTTTTTAAAGAAGAGCGCAATTTTTATTTGGCGATTTCCCAATCGGGAGAAACGGCCGATACGCTTGAATGCTTGCGGCTTGTAGAGCGCACTGGGGCTCACACGGTTGTTTTGACTAACGTTCCTTCAAGCAGCATGGTTCGCGAATCCAATGGTTTTTTGCTCACGAAGGCTGGCCAAGAAATTTCAGTCGCATCTACCAAGGCATTTTCAACGCAATTGGCAGCTCTTTTTTGGCTTGCGAACCGCATAGCACTTGAAAAAGGAATGATAACTGTCGATCAAATGGAGCGCGCGTGCGATCATTTGCTCATGAGTGCAGAAATATTGGAAAACTGTATTGAAAAGTATCGTAAATCGATCGTCGATCAGTTAGCTCCGTATTATGCGCAATTTAAAAAATGGATTTTCTTGGGGCGGCATATTAGTTACCCATTTGCGCTTGAAGCTTCGCTTAAGCTGAAAGAAATTTCATACGCCTTTGCACAGTGCTATCCGGCTGGAGAATTGAAGCACGGCCCGATTGCGCTCGTTTCTGATGATACGCCGATTATTATTTTTTCCACACTTGATCCCTTGATCTACCAAAAGCTCATCTCAAATGCTCAAGAAGTAAAAGCGCGGCAGGGCCATTTGCTGATTTTTGCTTTTGAAGGACAAACTGAACTTCTCAAGCTTGCAGATAACGCTTTTATTATACCGCACGTAGATCCGCTTCTTGGCCCGCTAGCAATGACCGGGCTGATGCAATTCTTTGTATATCAAATTGCCAATGTTCTTGGTTGTCCAATCGACAAGCCGCGCAATTTGGCAAAATCGGTAACCGTAGAATAA
- the rpsI gene encoding 30S ribosomal protein S9, which yields MPAGTPVSHGVGRRKSAVARVWLRRGNGKIVVNGKTYNSYFDTEVTRLMAVKPILLTQPATAHYDVEAYVEGGGRNGQAGAVQLGIARALVSADENLKMTMREHGMLTVDARLKERKKYGRKAARRGFQFVKR from the coding sequence ATGCCTGCTGGAACTCCTGTTTCTCATGGCGTTGGCCGCCGCAAATCAGCGGTAGCGCGTGTATGGTTACGTAGAGGAAACGGTAAGATTGTTGTTAACGGGAAAACATATAATTCGTACTTCGATACAGAAGTTACGCGCCTTATGGCAGTTAAGCCGATTTTGCTTACCCAGCCAGCAACAGCTCATTATGACGTTGAAGCATATGTAGAAGGCGGTGGTCGCAATGGTCAAGCCGGAGCAGTACAATTGGGTATTGCGCGTGCATTGGTTTCAGCTGATGAAAATCTTAAAATGACTATGCGTGAACACGGAATGCTAACGGTCGATGCTCGTCTTAAAGAGCGTAAAAAATACGGTCGTAAAGCAGCTCGTCGTGGCTTCCAATTCGTTAAGCGTTAA
- a CDS encoding nucleoside deaminase — MSSHFYSDDFFMQQALVQGKKAFAADEVPIGAVVVNSAGEIIGRGYNQVEKRGCQEFHAEILAIKKACKKMGDWRLENCTLFVTLEPCIMCMGLIQLSRISTLVFAARSPLFGYHLDNYMESQLYKKGIITIKEGVLQDQAAELLKLFFKQKRK, encoded by the coding sequence ATGAGTTCTCATTTTTATTCAGATGATTTTTTTATGCAGCAAGCGCTTGTGCAAGGAAAAAAAGCATTTGCTGCTGATGAAGTGCCCATTGGTGCAGTAGTTGTAAACAGTGCCGGTGAAATTATTGGCCGCGGCTATAATCAAGTTGAAAAGCGTGGTTGCCAGGAATTCCATGCAGAAATTCTGGCAATTAAAAAAGCGTGCAAGAAAATGGGCGATTGGCGCTTAGAAAACTGCACCTTGTTCGTAACTCTTGAACCATGCATTATGTGCATGGGATTAATTCAGCTAAGCCGCATATCCACTCTGGTGTTTGCGGCCCGTTCACCTCTTTTTGGGTATCACCTTGACAATTACATGGAATCTCAGCTATACAAAAAGGGCATTATAACCATAAAAGAAGGCGTCCTTCAGGATCAGGCGGCTGAACTCTTGAAGCTCTTCTTTAAACAAAAAAGGAAGTGA
- a CDS encoding TonB C-terminal domain-containing protein gives MTERRRPALIILLIILSLILHIGFLILFFLIKPPEHTQLMPSITFEEPPAPINYAQPEPDPTGVASLKPRASNFGDPTTENQETQNAKNSFSKEQIDAKDLESEEEKEENSPDDEQKSLEQAEENNEIVKTTDTESMTQLIMNETQNSEPLTRPLQKKRHRVKQQQVPSQIYGADVQTRSITFADIAQGFIHSIKNEGEDWLKRDGDDSKRPDPIEMRYISYIQKVVWYLQNSFRQSEPKSWPTTQAAVSFKITLDREGEIHHIEMMKASGNDLLDAFIRKRIEKAGPFPPLPDHFKRHHFQILLSFTVGDQRMPIIHGSIACM, from the coding sequence ATGACGGAACGTCGTCGCCCAGCATTAATTATTCTGCTCATAATTCTTTCACTTATTTTACACATCGGCTTTCTCATACTTTTTTTTCTTATAAAACCCCCAGAGCATACGCAGTTAATGCCATCAATTACCTTTGAAGAACCGCCAGCGCCTATCAACTATGCGCAACCAGAACCGGATCCAACGGGCGTAGCATCGTTAAAACCACGCGCTTCCAATTTTGGAGATCCCACTACGGAAAATCAAGAAACCCAGAATGCAAAAAACTCTTTCTCCAAAGAACAAATTGATGCAAAAGATTTAGAATCTGAGGAAGAGAAAGAAGAAAACTCTCCCGATGACGAACAAAAATCACTGGAACAAGCTGAAGAAAACAATGAAATCGTTAAAACTACCGACACAGAATCGATGACGCAGCTCATAATGAATGAAACTCAAAATTCTGAACCTTTAACCAGGCCTCTACAAAAAAAACGACATCGCGTAAAACAGCAGCAAGTACCCTCGCAAATCTATGGCGCAGATGTTCAAACACGTTCAATAACTTTTGCCGATATTGCACAAGGATTTATTCACAGTATCAAAAATGAAGGCGAAGATTGGCTCAAACGAGATGGCGATGATTCTAAGCGGCCAGATCCTATTGAAATGCGTTATATTAGTTACATTCAAAAAGTTGTCTGGTATTTGCAAAATTCGTTTCGACAATCTGAGCCTAAATCATGGCCAACTACGCAAGCAGCAGTGAGTTTTAAAATTACGCTCGATAGAGAAGGCGAGATTCACCATATCGAGATGATGAAAGCATCAGGCAACGATCTGCTCGATGCTTTTATTCGCAAAAGAATTGAAAAAGCTGGCCCCTTCCCACCACTTCCTGATCATTTTAAACGTCACCATTTTCAAATTCTGCTTTCATTCACTGTTGGCGACCAGCGGATGCCAATAATTCACGGCTCTATCGCCTGCATGTAG
- the tilS gene encoding tRNA lysidine(34) synthetase TilS, protein MDQILIEIDNHIQKNQLIRTGDTIVAGLSGGPDSVFLLHLLERYRKSHDIKIIAAHLNHEWREDAQNDVDLSKDLCTRFGIPFIAKKASDLEVSIKNNGSKEEIARKLRRFFFEQLAAEHGASSIALGHHANDQQETFFMRLIRGATLSGLACMKPKDGLYIRPLLQTHKSAIISYLEMNNIPYAHDSTNESDAFLRNRIRTSVIPAICLADSRFEKQFTRTLNHLQETESFLDDMTEVVFENLTKKGDESWHVDLEQFKHLHPFMKKRLLVHWLIVEQASMVLTEQFLEEIIRFLESSDKKSHALHHAWLINRTENWFFLSKS, encoded by the coding sequence ATGGATCAAATTTTAATCGAGATCGATAATCACATTCAAAAAAATCAGCTTATTAGAACCGGCGATACTATTGTCGCCGGTCTTTCTGGCGGGCCAGATTCTGTTTTTCTACTGCATTTACTTGAACGTTATCGAAAAAGTCACGATATAAAAATTATTGCGGCTCATTTGAATCACGAATGGCGAGAAGACGCTCAAAACGATGTTGATCTATCCAAAGATTTGTGCACAAGATTTGGCATTCCGTTTATAGCAAAAAAAGCTTCAGACCTCGAAGTTTCCATAAAAAATAACGGCTCAAAAGAAGAAATTGCCCGAAAGCTACGCCGCTTTTTCTTTGAGCAATTAGCTGCTGAACATGGAGCAAGCTCCATTGCGCTTGGCCATCATGCAAACGATCAGCAAGAAACATTTTTTATGCGACTGATCCGAGGCGCAACGCTTTCAGGCCTCGCTTGCATGAAACCAAAAGATGGCCTTTATATTCGCCCGCTTTTGCAAACGCATAAATCAGCTATTATTTCATACCTTGAGATGAATAACATTCCTTATGCACATGATAGCACAAACGAATCGGATGCGTTTTTAAGAAACAGAATTCGCACATCGGTAATCCCTGCTATTTGTTTGGCTGATTCTCGGTTTGAAAAGCAATTTACGCGAACACTTAATCATTTGCAGGAAACGGAAAGTTTTCTTGATGATATGACTGAAGTTGTTTTTGAGAACCTTACCAAAAAAGGTGATGAATCGTGGCACGTCGATCTCGAGCAGTTCAAGCACCTTCACCCTTTTATGAAAAAACGGTTACTCGTACACTGGCTAATAGTCGAACAAGCATCAATGGTACTTACTGAACAATTTTTAGAGGAAATTATACGATTCCTGGAGTCATCCGATAAAAAAAGCCACGCACTTCATCATGCATGGCTTATAAATCGTACCGAAAATTGGTTTTTCTTAAGTAAGTCTTAA
- a CDS encoding alanyl-tRNA editing protein: protein MKKVFWDNPYQCELDTKVSKVSGNQVLLDATIAYSFAGGQESDRATINNIPILDSKREGYVIYYTLPENHGLSAGDTVRMTIDWPRRSRLMRLHFAAELILELVTRKFGYEKIGAHISETKSRIDFKSDENIKPFLPEILAEYDDIIKKDLPIEKGFSDVENQRRYWKIEGFAQVPCGGTHVNSTGEVGFITLKREHPGKSIERIEIRLVDDSIPINPNK, encoded by the coding sequence ATGAAAAAAGTCTTTTGGGATAACCCGTATCAATGTGAATTAGATACAAAAGTTTCTAAAGTTAGTGGTAATCAAGTTTTGTTAGATGCAACAATTGCTTATTCCTTTGCTGGTGGTCAAGAAAGTGATAGGGCCACAATCAATAACATTCCGATTCTTGATTCTAAACGGGAAGGATATGTTATTTATTACACGTTACCTGAAAATCATGGCTTGTCAGCGGGAGACACCGTACGCATGACTATTGATTGGCCAAGAAGAAGCAGGCTGATGAGATTACATTTTGCCGCTGAACTAATTCTTGAACTTGTCACTCGTAAATTCGGCTACGAAAAAATTGGTGCGCATATTTCTGAAACGAAATCTAGAATAGATTTTAAATCAGATGAAAATATTAAGCCCTTTTTGCCTGAAATATTGGCTGAATATGATGACATCATTAAGAAAGACTTGCCAATAGAAAAAGGCTTTTCGGATGTCGAAAATCAAAGACGATATTGGAAAATAGAGGGCTTTGCTCAGGTTCCTTGTGGGGGAACTCACGTTAACTCTACAGGCGAGGTTGGATTTATTACTTTAAAAAGAGAACATCCAGGTAAATCTATAGAAAGAATTGAGATTAGACTTGTCGATGACTCTATTCCTATTAATCCTAACAAATAA
- a CDS encoding methyltransferase domain-containing protein: protein MARMTKILNALLFFSCAASLANEVFSENWSGKLYDENSQMQFNAALPLVAQFSFNDDDNVLDIGCGNGKITRVIAEKVSKGSVIGIDRAPEMIAFACEKYRDKENLEFLQCDACDLPFENQFNCAVSFSCLHWVKDLEKAVSKIARSLKSGGKLLILMELKNEYPLVKALSEVLTEHRLEIPWYFYTMQELQNWLTQEHFESIEFADYFQEFTFKNKAELKAWVESFPYGSELDAHEQMAMNNEIVERYLLYASSCENDLIRVVFPETIITATKCEFS from the coding sequence ATGGCTCGAATGACAAAAATCTTGAATGCTTTGCTGTTTTTTTCATGTGCCGCATCTTTGGCAAACGAGGTGTTTTCTGAAAACTGGTCTGGCAAATTGTACGATGAAAATTCGCAAATGCAATTTAATGCTGCTTTGCCGTTGGTTGCTCAATTTTCATTCAATGATGATGATAACGTTTTGGATATTGGGTGCGGCAATGGAAAAATTACTCGGGTAATCGCCGAGAAAGTTTCTAAGGGAAGCGTGATCGGCATTGATCGAGCACCTGAAATGATAGCATTTGCGTGTGAAAAGTATCGCGATAAAGAAAATCTGGAATTTTTACAATGCGATGCGTGCGATTTGCCTTTTGAAAATCAATTTAATTGTGCTGTTTCATTTTCATGTCTGCATTGGGTAAAAGATTTAGAAAAAGCTGTGTCAAAAATTGCAAGAAGCTTAAAAAGTGGTGGGAAGCTACTTATTTTGATGGAGCTCAAAAATGAATATCCATTAGTTAAAGCACTCAGTGAGGTTTTAACTGAACATCGCCTTGAAATTCCTTGGTATTTTTATACCATGCAAGAGTTACAAAATTGGCTTACGCAAGAGCATTTTGAATCAATTGAGTTTGCAGATTACTTTCAAGAGTTTACCTTTAAAAATAAAGCAGAGCTCAAAGCGTGGGTCGAATCGTTTCCCTATGGATCTGAGCTTGATGCTCATGAACAAATGGCAATGAATAATGAAATAGTTGAACGCTATTTATTATATGCTTCATCATGCGAAAATGATTTGATACGTGTAGTTTTTCCAGAAACAATTATTACAGCAACTAAATGTGAGTTCTCATGA
- a CDS encoding GNAT family N-acetyltransferase, with amino-acid sequence MKKIVFLVLFLCNSSLSMMTKLSTKYRAHNPSQNGIRSYQDKYKQKVMDIALREVPKLSSVVPGQHNGQNYQDLLHYDIMPVFNNKKIEAKLYVESGVPVGFITYRIYDPWYGSLIPYYSMGPNAEIHHLVIEMGYRNKGYGKRLMDYALTDCKNKSVNRVTLWTTAPGFHELEQFYQKFGFMIVRRTKLLEQKYALRLKRHPIVGFAKSILYGWQK; translated from the coding sequence ATGAAAAAAATAGTATTTTTAGTACTTTTTCTTTGTAATAGTTCTCTTTCGATGATGACAAAACTGTCGACGAAATACCGTGCTCATAACCCCTCCCAAAATGGTATTCGTTCTTATCAAGATAAATATAAACAAAAAGTTATGGATATTGCGCTTCGAGAGGTGCCAAAACTTAGCTCAGTTGTGCCTGGCCAACATAACGGACAAAATTATCAAGATTTATTGCATTATGATATTATGCCAGTTTTTAATAATAAAAAAATTGAAGCCAAGCTTTACGTTGAGAGTGGTGTACCGGTCGGTTTTATTACCTACAGAATTTATGACCCGTGGTATGGTTCACTCATTCCTTATTATTCTATGGGGCCGAATGCTGAAATTCATCATTTAGTGATCGAAATGGGTTATCGAAATAAAGGTTACGGGAAACGCTTAATGGATTATGCGTTAACTGATTGTAAAAATAAATCGGTTAATCGTGTTACCCTTTGGACAACTGCGCCAGGTTTTCATGAATTGGAACAATTTTATCAAAAGTTTGGTTTTATGATTGTCCGAAGAACTAAACTCTTAGAGCAAAAATATGCATTAAGATTAAAACGTCATCCGATAGTAGGATTTGCGAAATCAATTTTATATGGTTGGCAAAAATAA
- a CDS encoding DNA-3-methyladenine glycosylase: MVAIYKPLPRSFYKRNTIIVARELVGAYLVRKIAGKLIVGRIVETEAYPSNDPASHAFIGERKRNRSLFGPVGHAYVYFVHNNFCLNVVARDERLPAGGVLIRAIEPISGIEYMKKKRPHIDNEINLTNGPGKLTKALAIARELDGLDLSGEGELVIARGEPLAYGEVKATRRIGISKGVSKRWRFIIADNPWVSRYRKNKPK; the protein is encoded by the coding sequence ATGGTTGCTATCTATAAACCACTACCTCGATCATTCTATAAACGTAATACAATTATTGTAGCCCGGGAGCTGGTTGGCGCATATTTAGTGCGTAAAATAGCCGGCAAATTAATTGTCGGGCGAATTGTAGAAACTGAAGCCTATCCAAGTAATGATCCTGCAAGCCACGCGTTTATAGGCGAACGAAAACGGAATCGATCGCTTTTTGGTCCCGTGGGCCATGCGTACGTTTATTTTGTTCATAATAATTTTTGTTTAAACGTCGTTGCCCGGGATGAAAGGCTGCCAGCCGGCGGGGTTTTAATTCGCGCCATCGAACCAATTTCGGGAATCGAATATATGAAAAAAAAGCGGCCGCATATTGATAACGAAATTAATTTAACTAATGGGCCGGGAAAATTAACAAAAGCGCTGGCAATAGCTCGAGAGCTTGATGGATTAGATCTTTCGGGCGAAGGTGAGTTGGTTATCGCTCGAGGAGAACCACTTGCATACGGTGAAGTTAAAGCAACGAGGCGCATTGGTATCTCAAAAGGAGTGAGTAAACGCTGGCGCTTTATTATTGCGGATAATCCATGGGTTTCTCGATACCGCAAAAACAAACCTAAATAA
- the gyrB gene encoding DNA topoisomerase (ATP-hydrolyzing) subunit B, whose product MSKDNPQNSSSTYSAKSIQVIEGLEAVRKRPAMYIGSTGVNGLHHLVYEIVDNSVDEALAGHADTVTVNLHADGSCSVEDNGRGIPTDIHPTEKISAAEVVLTKLHAGGKFDKESYKYSGGLHGVGVSVVNALSKRLELEIYRDGRIYSQTYEKGKPLAPLKITGESKKRGTYIRFWPDNEIFTETTAFSFDTLAARLRELAFLNKKLTISIVDETNNKKHEFYFEGGIVSFIEYINSKKSPLFPQVIHFSQENEQYVVEIAMQYNDGFGEQLFSFVNNINTVEGGTHVSGFKTALTKVCNKRGPEMNVIKEGESFSSEDVREGLVCVINIKVPEPQFEGQTKTKLGNSEIKGIVDSWSFAALDTYMEEHPNIAKVILQKAELAKRARDAAKKARDLTRRKTALEGAVLPGKLADCSNENPADTELFIVEGDSAGGSAKGARDRFNQAILPLRGKILNVEKARLDKMLSNEEIRALISAVGCGIGEQEFDVNKARYHKIILMTDADVDGAHIRTLLLTFFFRYMKPLIEKGYLYIAQPPLYKAKIGKKEQYLKDEKSFKEFLLEWAQEQTTLTINGKELNLKEWSDLLTAVRGYEQRVIEIAHIFKISYENAHQLVVSAHLYPWNKQMSVETLIENMRKHFKKYQVSAKSMHATKPEVGEITPETTHVVFKLLTREWSVDVQFFSSPELPMLLELIQPLLALEQHEWTLQVTGKDKKATDKGIFRLISAISALSKSYMTVQRYKGLGEMNPDQLGETSMDHATRTLLQVKIEDALEADSWFSTLMGDDVSGRRDYIEQNGQFVKNLDV is encoded by the coding sequence ATGTCCAAAGATAATCCTCAAAACTCGAGTTCTACCTATAGTGCCAAATCGATTCAAGTCATTGAAGGCCTCGAGGCGGTCCGTAAACGCCCCGCGATGTATATTGGATCAACTGGCGTAAATGGCCTGCACCACTTGGTCTACGAAATTGTTGATAACTCGGTGGATGAAGCGCTGGCTGGGCACGCAGATACGGTTACCGTTAACCTCCATGCGGATGGTTCCTGCTCGGTAGAAGATAATGGGCGCGGCATACCAACCGATATTCATCCAACAGAAAAAATTTCCGCGGCGGAAGTTGTACTCACCAAATTGCATGCTGGTGGTAAATTCGATAAAGAAAGCTATAAATATTCTGGCGGTCTTCATGGGGTCGGCGTCTCAGTAGTAAACGCTCTTTCTAAAAGACTCGAACTTGAAATTTACCGCGATGGGCGTATCTATTCGCAAACCTATGAAAAAGGCAAACCGCTTGCGCCGCTCAAAATTACGGGCGAATCAAAGAAACGTGGGACCTATATTCGTTTTTGGCCAGATAATGAAATATTCACTGAAACGACAGCTTTTAGCTTTGATACGCTTGCCGCTCGCCTACGAGAGCTCGCATTCTTAAACAAAAAGTTGACCATTTCAATTGTTGATGAAACTAACAATAAAAAACATGAATTTTACTTTGAAGGCGGTATTGTTTCGTTCATCGAATATATCAACTCAAAGAAATCGCCACTATTCCCTCAGGTGATTCATTTTAGCCAAGAAAATGAACAATACGTCGTCGAAATCGCAATGCAATACAACGACGGTTTTGGCGAACAGCTTTTTTCATTTGTAAATAACATCAATACGGTTGAAGGCGGTACCCACGTTTCAGGATTTAAAACCGCACTTACTAAAGTGTGCAATAAACGCGGCCCTGAAATGAACGTCATTAAAGAAGGCGAAAGCTTTTCAAGTGAAGATGTTCGAGAAGGGTTAGTTTGCGTTATCAATATTAAGGTTCCCGAGCCTCAGTTTGAAGGGCAAACGAAAACTAAACTTGGCAATAGCGAAATTAAAGGGATTGTTGACTCTTGGTCGTTTGCAGCGCTCGACACCTATATGGAAGAGCATCCAAATATTGCAAAAGTTATTTTGCAAAAAGCTGAGCTTGCAAAGCGTGCGCGCGATGCTGCTAAAAAAGCCCGCGATTTAACGCGTAGAAAAACAGCACTTGAAGGTGCGGTACTTCCTGGAAAACTTGCCGATTGCTCAAATGAAAATCCTGCTGATACTGAACTATTTATCGTAGAAGGTGACTCTGCAGGCGGATCTGCCAAAGGAGCGCGCGATCGCTTTAATCAAGCGATTTTGCCGCTCAGAGGTAAAATTCTCAACGTTGAAAAAGCGCGCCTTGATAAAATGCTTTCAAACGAAGAAATTAGAGCGCTTATTTCTGCCGTTGGCTGCGGAATTGGCGAGCAAGAATTTGATGTGAATAAAGCGCGCTATCACAAAATTATTTTAATGACCGACGCGGACGTGGACGGCGCACATATTCGTACCCTCTTGCTTACCTTCTTTTTTAGATACATGAAGCCGCTTATTGAAAAGGGATACCTCTATATTGCTCAGCCACCGCTTTATAAAGCAAAGATTGGCAAGAAAGAGCAATATCTCAAGGATGAAAAATCTTTCAAAGAATTTTTGCTTGAATGGGCTCAAGAACAAACAACTCTTACCATCAACGGTAAAGAGTTAAATCTCAAAGAATGGTCTGATCTGCTCACCGCGGTACGCGGTTACGAGCAGCGCGTTATCGAAATCGCTCATATTTTCAAAATTTCTTATGAAAATGCTCACCAATTAGTAGTAAGTGCGCATCTTTATCCATGGAATAAACAAATGAGCGTAGAAACGCTCATTGAGAATATGCGTAAACACTTTAAGAAATACCAAGTTTCTGCCAAATCTATGCACGCAACCAAACCAGAAGTGGGCGAAATTACACCAGAAACAACGCATGTTGTTTTCAAATTGCTCACCCGCGAATGGTCGGTTGATGTTCAGTTCTTTTCATCGCCAGAATTGCCAATGCTGCTTGAACTTATCCAACCGTTGCTCGCTCTTGAGCAACATGAATGGACCTTGCAAGTTACTGGCAAAGATAAAAAGGCTACTGATAAAGGCATTTTCCGTCTCATCAGCGCAATTAGCGCACTGAGCAAATCGTATATGACCGTTCAGCGCTATAAAGGTCTTGGTGAAATGAACCCGGATCAACTTGGCGAAACTTCAATGGATCATGCTACCCGTACCCTTCTTCAAGTAAAAATTGAAGATGCGCTTGAAGCCGATTCTTGGTTCTCAACGTTAATGGGCGATGATGTAAGCGGACGCCGTGATTATATCGAACAGAATGGTCAGTTTGTTAAAAACTTGGATGTGTAA